The sequence GCGACGACGCTGACGGGGCGTATGACGCCCAGCCAGTGCCCGGCACCGGCGGTGAAGGAGGTGGTCTCGGGTGCCAGCGGCAGGGCGAAGAATGCGGCGTCGAGCAGCGCGGCGAGGTGGCATATCTCCAGCTCGCCCTGGGACAGCCACCCCTTGCTGACCAGGAACCGGCCGCCGTCCTGCTGGGGCCCTGCCGTTTCGGCGGCGTACTGCCAGCCCTCCGGCGGCAGTTTGCCGGACGCGGTGAGCCGGGGGCCGAGTCCGGGGGCGGTGGTGCTCTCGATGCAGTAGACCGCACCGTCGAGAAGGTAGAGGCAGCCGTGCGGGCCGCTGAGAGCGCCGGTGATGCGTTCGGCGGCGCACCGGTCGAGCAGTCCGGCCGGGGCGGGTGGGTGAGGAGATATGGGCAGGCCCATGGCTGTTCCCTTACCGTTCGTGCGGTGTGGCGGAGCGCGCCGTCAGGACGCGACCAGCTCCGCCGCCAGATCGCGCAGTCGGAGCCGGGCGACGGCGAGATTGGCCTGGGTGCGGTCCAGCCAGAGGTAGAGATAGGTCTGGCTGTCGAAGGCCGTGTGCACAAAACGGATGAGGTGATAGCTGCCCGCAGCCGTGATGATGAGGTCTTCGAGGTCCGGGCCTGCGGCGCCGGTGGTGTCGAAGGTGGCGTTGCGCGCGACGGTCTGCACCACCTCGGCGGTGTCCGCGGCGGCCGCGTCGTGATCGTCGTGCGGTGCCTGCCCGGCCGTGCCAAGGGTCAGACCACTGGTCCAGTCGATCAGTCCGGCGCATCGAACGCCGGGAATCCCCATCGCTTGGGACAACACCTGATCGATACCCGGCACTTCGGCTCTCCTTCGCGACGGTCGGACGCGGCGTGAAACGCCGAAGCCCTCCCTTGTGGCGGTGAGTGGGAGAGCCTTCACGGAAGGTTACTGAAGGTGTGCGGCTGGCACATGCCCGATGGGCAGGTCTACGGCAATTGACGTATTCTCGCCCCTGCGCGCCCCTTCGGAAGCCATTGCGCCGCTCCGTACTCCAGCAGGTCACCCATGGTGGTGAACTCCGTTGCCGGGCGGCATAACCCGGCAACGAGCTGCCCTGTTGCCTCGTCAATGCCGTCTCGCCACAGCCCCGTTGAGGGTCCCATGGGTGGGGCGGGGGTGACACGGGATCTTGACCGGCTGCCCCCGTTCGTTGGCCGGAATGGTGAGGTTCCGCTACGATCCCCGGCCGTTCGCCGGCAGCTCGGCCGGGCCTGCGTCCGCGCCCAGGGGCCGGCGCAGCGCCCGCCGCGCTCCACGGGCGAGCGGACGTCCGCACTCCCGCGCACCGCCTCCGAGGCTGCCGAAAAAACCTACAGGTTGGTAAAGAAGTGTGCGTCAGGCCTGTTCAGGAGGGGACGCCACAGGTCAGGATCCCTGCGTAAGTCTGTGAACCATCCCGCCACCAGTGCACTCCACGCAGGGGGAATCAACCACGTGAGAAGGACAGCAGCGCTCGGTGCCGCCGGCACCCTGGTGACCGGCGCGCTCCTCGCCGGAGCGATAGCCGCCACGCCCGCCAGCGCGGGCGACAAGCACCAGCGCGGTTCTGCCGAAGCGCGCGGTGTGGCGATCGCCGCCGCGCGCGCGGCCAAGAAGGGCATCAACTGGCAGGAGTGCCCCGCTGACTGGGGCCTCAAGTCGCCCATCCAGTGCGGCTATGTCACGGTCCCGGTCAACTATGCACGGCCCAACGGCCGTACGATCAAGATCGCGGTGGACCGGGCCGTCAGCACCGGAAGCAAGAAGGAACGTCAGGGCGCCCTCGTCTACAACCCTGGCGGACCCGGCGGTTCGGGCATGAAGTTCCCGGCCCGCATCACCACCAAGAGCGCCCTGTGGGCCAAGACCGCCAAGGCGTACGACTTCGTCGGCTTCGACCCGCGGGGCGTGGGTCACTCCGCGCCGATCTCCTGCATGAACCCGCAGGAGTTCGTCAAGGCGCCCAAGGCCGACCCGGTGCCCGGCAGCGAGGCCGACAAGCGCGCCCAGCGCAAGCTCGCCAAGGAGTACGCAGACGGCTGCGCCGAGCGCACCGGCGGTCTGCTGCCGTACATCACGACCGAGAACACCGTCCGCGATCTCGATGTGATCCGTGCCGGACTCGGTGAGAAGAAGCTCAACTACCTGGGTGTTTCCTACGGCACCTACCTGGGCGCCGTCTACGGGACGCTCTTCCCGACCCACGTGCGCCGGATGCTCGTCGACAGCGTCGTCGACCCGGCCCGCGAGAAGGTCTGGTACCAGGCCAACCTCGACCAGGACGTCGCCTTCGAGACCCGCTGGGGCGACTGGAAGAAGTGGGTCGCCAAGAACGACGCCACGTACCACATCGGTGCCACCCCCGAGAAGGTGCAGGCGGCGTGGGAGAAGCTGCGCGCGACCGCCGCGAAGAACCCCATCAGCGGTGTCGTCGGCCCTGCGGAGCTGACCGGCTTCTTCCAGAACGCGCCGTACTACGACTCCATGTGGGCCTCGGTCGCCGAGGTCTGGAGCGCGTACCTCTCCGGTGACACCAAGCCACTGGTGGAGAACGCCGGCCCGAACCTGCTGGATCTCGCGGGCAACACCGCGGCGGAGAACGGCAACGCCGTCTACACGGCCGTCGAGTGCAACGACACCAAGTGGCCCACCAGCTGGCAGAAGTGGGACCGCGACAACACCCGCATCCACCAGCAGGCACCGTTCATGACCTGGTCCAACGCCTGGATGAACCTGCCCTGCGCCACGTGGCCGGCCAAGCAGCAGCGACCGGTCGAGGTCCGGACCGGCAAGGGGCTGCCGAGCGTTCTGATCGTGCAGAGCACCCGTGACGCGGCCACGCCGTACGGCGGCGCGGTCGAGCTGCACCACCGTTTCAAGGGCTCGCGTCTGATCACCGAGCGGGACGCCGGATCGCACGGTGTCACCGGTCAGGTCAACCCCTGCATCAACGACCGGGTCGACGCGTACTTCCTGGAAGGGAAGACCGACGCCAAGGACGTGACCTGCGCCCCGCACGCCACGCCCCAGCCGGGCAAGTCGAAGGCGAAGGCCGCCGCCAAGGGTGCCTCCGACCTTCCGGGCGTTGCCTGGTAACGGAGGAAGAATCACCGCCACGTCATGCCGGCAGGACATGCCGGCATGACGTGGCGGCACGAAGCGGCGGCCGGGAATCCTCCCGGCCGCCGTTTTCGTCGCCGGGGCGCGAGGGCGCCCGGTCTCGGCCCGGCTCGCCCCCGCCCCCGCTACAACTGCTCACGCCGCAAACACCGCGGAGAAGGCGGCCCTGGTGGGGGAGTCCTCCCGGCGGTCCAGCACGGCGAACACAATACGGTCGAACCAGCCGGTGAACCGGCCGTCGTCCAGCAGCGCGGCCGCGAACGCCCGTGCCACCTCGGCCGGTTCATTGCGGAACACCCCGCAGCCCCAGGCGCCGAGCACCAGCTGACGGTGCCCGCCGGCCGCCGCGACCTCCAGCACCCGCTCCGCGCGCACCGCCAGCGCCGCCGCCACCCGGCGCGTCTCGTCAGGACGCTGCCGCGCGATCACTCCCGCGTTCGGCGCGGCGGCCGTCAGGAAGCCCGCTTCGTACGGCATGTCGAGCAAGGTGCCACGGTCGTCGCGGAAGACCGGTACACGGGGGGAGAGGATCACCCGGTCGCTGTAGAACGGGCTCGGATCCGCCCGATGAGCGGCATAGAAGTCGGGGGCCTCGCGCACACAGGTGTAGAGCGCCGACCCCCGGCACAGCGCCTCCTCCTGGGCCTGCGCACCGTTGAGATACCCGCCGCCGGGATTGCGCGCGGAGGCGAAATTCAGCACGGCGAGCGGCCCCTCGCCCGTCTCGGCCAGCCGCCGCCCGGCGGTGAGACTGCCCTCCGCCGTCACTTCGAACACCGTGCGCACTCCCGGGGACGGCGCCTCCACGGTAACCGGCTGCGGTCCGTACAGCCGGGTCCCTGCCCGGGCCCGTCCGACCGCCGCCGCGATGTCCACCAGCCGCCCGTCCGGTGCGCGGTACGCGCCCGCCGCGACGATCTGTTCCGTTTCCCGTGCGATGCCACGCAGCCGGGCGCTCATCGTCGGCACCCCCGTATCCGGTTCTTCATGGTGATCAACGTACGGGCAGGCGGCGCGCCTCGCGATCGGATTTCGCAGCCCGCAGCCCGCAGCCCGCAGCCCGCCGGCTGTCCGCCGCTGTCCTCAGCCCCGCCGGCCCCGCTCCGCCAGCCAGCGGTCCTCGGCCGCATAGCCGAACAGCTTCTCGTCCGGGTAGATGCCGGCCATCATGGGGAACACCTCCCACCAGTTGCGCCCCGTGACCCGGTCGGTCAGCCATTGCACCGTCTCCGGCAGCGACTCCTCGTACGTCGTCACCGGCCGGTAGCCCAACTCGCGCTCCGCCGCCGTCATGTCGAAGACGATGGGGTGCGGGCCCGACCACGGGGTATCGCCGACACCGGACGACGGCGGGGCACCGTCCACCGCCACGACCTCGCTCCGGGGCGCACCCATCACGGCATCCACCGCCGCCGAGATCCCGGCGACCGTCGGCGCCTGCGGATCCCCCGCGTTGAGTACCCGGGTCCCCGGCCGGTGAGCCGCCAGCCGGACCAGCTCCGCGAGGTTGTCCACATGCACGGGGTGGAAGGTGCTGCCGCCGTACGCAAGCACCCGTACCCTGCGCCCGTCCAGCACCCGCTTGACGAAGTACAGCTCACGGGGCAGGGGACTGTACGGCCCGTGAATGGCGCCGGCCCGCAGCAGGGTCACCGGCAGCCGGTCGCCCTGCGCCAGCAACGCCTGCTCCAGGGCCGCCTTGCGGGTGCAGTAATTCTCGTCGCCGGGCGGCACGGTCGGCTGGGACTCGGGGAGGGGCAGCGGGAAGTCCGGAGCGCCGTCCGGCTCGCCCATGGTGGCGAAGCCGCGCCCTTGGCCGTCCGCGTACACCGAGCCGCTGGAGATCACCACCGCCGAACCGATCCGGTCCGCCCATGCGGCCAACTGCTGTGCGTGCGCGGTCCCGTAGGCCACACAGTCCAGCAGCACGTCACAGCCCTCGCCGATCAGCCCGGCCAGCGCCGCGTCGTCCTCCCGGTCCACCGCCACCGGGCGGACCTCCCCGGGCCAGGAGTCATCGCGTCCGCCGCGCCGGGACGCGGCCCGCACCTCCCAGCCGTCCCGCGCCAGCGCCCGTACCGCCGCCCGCCCGATCTGCCCGCTCGCTCCGATCACCACTGCGCTACCTGAGGTCATGGGCGGGACCCTACGGACGGTCAGCGGGCTGCGGCAGTACGGTTCGCCCACGGCGCAAGGGGAACGCACGGAGAGACGGACCCGGCCGGCGCTCAGTCCGCGGGACCCTTGCCGTGCCCCCGCCGTCCGTGTGTCCGCGCCCGCGCCTGTGCCTGCGCCGCGGCCTTGGCCTCGCCCGCGTAGGTGTCGACGTACTCCTGACCGGAAAGGGTGAGGATCGCGTACATGATCTCGTCGGTGACGGCACGCAGCGCCATGCGTTCGTCCTCCAGCCCCGCATAGCGCGAGAAGTCCAGCGGCGCCCCGAAGCGGATGGTGATCCGCATGATGCGCGGCAGCCGCCGGCCCGTCGGCTGTGCCTCGAAGGTGCCGATCATCGCGCACGGCACCACCGGCACCCCGGCCTTGATGGCCATCGAGGCGACGCCGGTACGCCCCTTGTAGAGCCGGCCGTCGTGCGAGCGGGTGCCCTCCGGATAGATGCCCAGCAGCCGGCCCTTGCGGAGGACGGAGAGCCCCGAAGAGATCGCCGCCTGTGAGGCACGGCCCCCGGACCGGTCCACCGGAATCTGCCCGACGCCCCGGAAGAACGCCGCGGTCAGCCGTCCCTTCAGACCGGGCCCGGTGAAGTACTCGGCCTTGGCCAGAAACGTCACCCGGCGCGGCACGATCGCCGGCATCACGAAGTGATCGGCGAACGACAGATGATTGCCCGCGATGATCGCCGCGCCCTCCTCCGGCACATGGGCGAGCCCCTCGATCCTCGGCCGGAACACCAGCCGCAGCAACGGCCCGAGAAGCAGGTACTTCAGCACCTGGTAGAGCACAGGACAGCTCCCCTTCGGTCGGCTTGCCCGGGCGGCCATATCGTTCCAGGTCACACGGGGTGCCCGGGGACGGCCAGTGAGTCTATGGGCAAGTGTCGTTGCCGGTAACCATCTTCGGCCGGATCGATGCTGTCTCGGTGCTCGGTGCTCGGTGCTCGGTGCTCGGTGCTCGGTGCCTAGCCGTCTCGTTCATCGACCAACGGCCCGCCAACCTGCCCCGGCGTCCCGGCCGGGCCAACGGGCCGTTCCTGAGGGCCCCACCGCCGCCGGGCTTCACCGCCGGGGGGCCTCCAGGAGTGCCTGGAACCGGCGTGCGAAGAGATACGCGTCCCCCGGCCACCGCGCCGAGAGATAGCGCCCGTCCTGCACCGCGAACGCAGCCGAGTCGTCGGTCGCGGTGCCCCGCGCGGCCAGGACCCTGGGTCCCCGCTCGAAGCGGGCGTCCGGGCCGGTCAGCGCGGCCCTGACCTCGTCCTCCACATACGCCGGATAGGTGCGGTAGTAGCGGCCGAGCCGCCATGCCGTGGCCAGATACGCCGACCGCTCCATGTACTTGGGCAGACAGGTCGTGCGCCGGTCCGCCAGCAGGCTGCGGCCGGTGGACGCCTCCCGTGCCCGCGCCAGTACCAGCACCCCGTGGCAGATCGCCCCGACCGGCCGGTCCAGCGCCCAGAACCTGCCGACCTGCCGCCGCAGCACCTCCGAGCCCAGGTACTGCCGCATCCCGGGTGCGTGTCCGCCCGGCAGGATCAGCCCGTCGTACTCCTCAGGGGCCAGCGCCGCCCAGCCGACGGTCGCGGTGAACTCCTCGCTCCGGGTGAGCTCTTCGTAGAAACGCCGGGGCTGTTCCGCGGCGCCGAGCTGTCCGAAGAGGACGCCGGTCAGCAGCCGTGGATCGCATGCGGGCCGGGTACCGGCCCGTTCGGTGGCGAAGACGACCCGGTGGCCGGCATCGGTGAGCAGCCGCCAGGGCACCGCCACCTCGGTGACATCGAAATCGCGGTCGGGGACCGGCATCAGCACGCGCACCGGGGCATCTTCGCAGCCCCTCGTCTCCTTCCGCCAGCCGCTTTGGCATCCGTGGACAACTTTCAACTCACTTTGAATGCACGGAGGTTGACTCGCCGTATTGCCCGGAGAGCGAGCCTGAACCCAGGGTCCAGGCCGAGGACAGGAGTCAGAGATGTCCCGGAAGAAGAGAGTCGGCGCGCGTCAGAAGATCGTCATCGGTGTCAGCGCCGCCGCGCTGGTCGGCGGCATCGCCATCGCCACCGCCGGCACCAGCCAGGCCTCCGTGGCGTGCGACGGACTGGCCACCGCCCTGAGCAACAACGAGAAGTTCATCGCCGACCAGCAGGCGAACCCGGACGCCCAGTCGGCGGCACGGATCGCCAACCGCCAGGCCGTGATCAAGGAGATCCAGGTCAAGCAGAAGGCCGCCGGCTGCTCCGGTGGGCAGGGCGGGGATGACGCCGCGGGCGCTCCGCCGACGGGCAACGAGCCGCCCGCCGGCGCCCCACCCGCCTCCAAGGTGCCGCAGGGATCGGCGGACCCGTCCGGCTCCGGCGACGCCTCCGCATCCGCGGCCCCGCCGGCCTCGGACGATCCGCCGGCCGCCGACGGCGATGTGGTCTGCGCCGGCTCGACGGTGACCCTCTCCGGCGAGGGCGGCGCCCCGGCCGCATCCAGCGACCAGTTCCCCGTCGGCACCAAGCTGAAGGTGACCAACCTGGACAACAAGAAGTCGACGACGGTCTCCGTGACCTCGGCCTCGGGCAGCTGTGCCCTGCTCAACAACGCGGCCTTCGAGCAGGTGCGTGAGGAGGGGAAGTTCCTGATCCGCAACGCCCGGATCGAGCGTGTGGGGTAATCCCGGTCCGGGTGGCCGGCAGCGGAGCCGCCTCCTCCGCTGCCGGCCACCCTTGTCTCCGGGGAGGCAATCGAAGGTCCGTACGGGCGACCTCGCGGCGTGGCCGCTTGCCCGCCGGGGCCCGGCGAGGTGGCCTGGGGCCGCCGGGCGCCACGCGTCGCCGTCAGGCTCCCGCAGGCGACACCACCGAGCTTCCCAGGAGACATCGATGCCCGTGAGCCCTCGACGCCGGTCCATCCGGACCACCGTGACCGTGAGCGTGTCCGCGCTCGCCGCCCTGTCCGCCGCCCTGCTCGGCACGCT is a genomic window of Streptomyces sp. Edi2 containing:
- a CDS encoding alpha/beta hydrolase, with the protein product MRRTAALGAAGTLVTGALLAGAIAATPASAGDKHQRGSAEARGVAIAAARAAKKGINWQECPADWGLKSPIQCGYVTVPVNYARPNGRTIKIAVDRAVSTGSKKERQGALVYNPGGPGGSGMKFPARITTKSALWAKTAKAYDFVGFDPRGVGHSAPISCMNPQEFVKAPKADPVPGSEADKRAQRKLAKEYADGCAERTGGLLPYITTENTVRDLDVIRAGLGEKKLNYLGVSYGTYLGAVYGTLFPTHVRRMLVDSVVDPAREKVWYQANLDQDVAFETRWGDWKKWVAKNDATYHIGATPEKVQAAWEKLRATAAKNPISGVVGPAELTGFFQNAPYYDSMWASVAEVWSAYLSGDTKPLVENAGPNLLDLAGNTAAENGNAVYTAVECNDTKWPTSWQKWDRDNTRIHQQAPFMTWSNAWMNLPCATWPAKQQRPVEVRTGKGLPSVLIVQSTRDAATPYGGAVELHHRFKGSRLITERDAGSHGVTGQVNPCINDRVDAYFLEGKTDAKDVTCAPHATPQPGKSKAKAAAKGASDLPGVAW
- a CDS encoding TIGR02452 family protein — its product is MSARLRGIARETEQIVAAGAYRAPDGRLVDIAAAVGRARAGTRLYGPQPVTVEAPSPGVRTVFEVTAEGSLTAGRRLAETGEGPLAVLNFASARNPGGGYLNGAQAQEEALCRGSALYTCVREAPDFYAAHRADPSPFYSDRVILSPRVPVFRDDRGTLLDMPYEAGFLTAAAPNAGVIARQRPDETRRVAAALAVRAERVLEVAAAGGHRQLVLGAWGCGVFRNEPAEVARAFAAALLDDGRFTGWFDRIVFAVLDRREDSPTRAAFSAVFAA
- a CDS encoding NAD-dependent epimerase/dehydratase family protein → MTSGSAVVIGASGQIGRAAVRALARDGWEVRAASRRGGRDDSWPGEVRPVAVDREDDAALAGLIGEGCDVLLDCVAYGTAHAQQLAAWADRIGSAVVISSGSVYADGQGRGFATMGEPDGAPDFPLPLPESQPTVPPGDENYCTRKAALEQALLAQGDRLPVTLLRAGAIHGPYSPLPRELYFVKRVLDGRRVRVLAYGGSTFHPVHVDNLAELVRLAAHRPGTRVLNAGDPQAPTVAGISAAVDAVMGAPRSEVVAVDGAPPSSGVGDTPWSGPHPIVFDMTAAERELGYRPVTTYEESLPETVQWLTDRVTGRNWWEVFPMMAGIYPDEKLFGYAAEDRWLAERGRRG
- a CDS encoding lysophospholipid acyltransferase family protein, producing MLYQVLKYLLLGPLLRLVFRPRIEGLAHVPEEGAAIIAGNHLSFADHFVMPAIVPRRVTFLAKAEYFTGPGLKGRLTAAFFRGVGQIPVDRSGGRASQAAISSGLSVLRKGRLLGIYPEGTRSHDGRLYKGRTGVASMAIKAGVPVVPCAMIGTFEAQPTGRRLPRIMRITIRFGAPLDFSRYAGLEDERMALRAVTDEIMYAILTLSGQEYVDTYAGEAKAAAQAQARARTHGRRGHGKGPAD
- a CDS encoding type 1 glutamine amidotransferase domain-containing protein, with translation MRVLMPVPDRDFDVTEVAVPWRLLTDAGHRVVFATERAGTRPACDPRLLTGVLFGQLGAAEQPRRFYEELTRSEEFTATVGWAALAPEEYDGLILPGGHAPGMRQYLGSEVLRRQVGRFWALDRPVGAICHGVLVLARAREASTGRSLLADRRTTCLPKYMERSAYLATAWRLGRYYRTYPAYVEDEVRAALTGPDARFERGPRVLAARGTATDDSAAFAVQDGRYLSARWPGDAYLFARRFQALLEAPRR